Proteins encoded in a region of the Streptomyces sp. NBC_01298 genome:
- the fxsT gene encoding FxSxx-COOH system tetratricopeptide repeat protein — MTSSRDSQSHDSQSRDSLHGGRDEHREGRIVTFYSYKGGTGRTMALANTAWILAANGKRVLAVDWDLEAPGLHRFFHPFLDPSTLGATTGVIDLISEYAWAATSPVQRADDWHKDYARIQPHAVSLTPENLGWEFPDGGTLDFVSAGRQNREYSATVSTFDWDNFYDRLGGGLFFDALRADMKRNYDYVLIDSRTGLSDIADICTVHLPDVLVDCFTLSDQSIDGAASVARQIDERFNDRGIKIYPVPMRIDEGEKEKADAGRALARIKFDRFPNGLIGDDLTSYWGAVEIPYRPYYAYEETLATFGDEAGLTNSLLSAFERLTAVVTEGDVTSMPAIGEEVRLRIRDAFTRRRPALPADLFLSYVAENRMWADWIESVLTRAGFRVVPRDVSAERVPDTAAGDTLGGAGISVDTAARTVVLLSSAYLKSARAVDVWERAAAEDPTGGRRQLVPLRVGDVRLSTPYIDRNPVDLFRLDEVHATTALLRAVERPMALPDTVASASAPGPRFPGTVPKIWNAPPRNPGFTGRSIVLERMRDQLGGGISVVLPQPQTLFGLGGVGKTQVALEYVHRFMADYDLVWWISAEQTDDVVAALAELAVRLGAQTGEDMSAASQEAIDLLRRGVPSSRWLLVFDNADDPETLKRYFPPGGPGHVLVTSRNQSWSQYGDALPVDVFLREESIEHLQRRAPGLSKEDAEQVAVAVGDLPLAVEQAGAWIAETATPVSAYIEQLAQQAARVLALNQPPGYPEPVAATWNVSIERLQSRSPAAVRLLQLCAFFAPEPISANLLYSKEMIDALKPYDSSLQEKLVLGRVIREIGRFALAKVDQVSNSIQVHRLVQAVIRAQLSEEEQREARHAVHRILAGARPDDDEPIDNPETWPRFNTIWPHLTPSEARFCKEPETRRLLIDRVRYLWKRGDFKAAYALGEELRETWRETLGGDDLQYLYLRFHLSNILRSQGRFVEAMELDEGTLERQQAALGVSHPHTYMTTSGLAMDLGALGRYGEAMELANAAHEGFGQIFHEAHPRTLAAANNLALNLRMIGQYARAREIDQEVFDRRTEVLGTDHPYTLSSAQNLARDLREVGRYDDSVQLLSRTYEIYKRTLGRAFPGTLSAAKNLAVSLRRAGDVEDALRLTTATRNRYRAKYTSVNPDLLACELNLAADLFATGDPGAARDLAQEVVDEYVKVPGERHPYTLAAVNNLAVFHWGTGAAETADPMLRQTIRHMREVLGDNHPHTIFANLNLANARADLGDPEGALELERISVMRLREALGVHHPETLASASNMAVSLDMMGRKEEANRVRAESVAELTRLLGEDHGLTRYARDERRVHRDLEPLAV, encoded by the coding sequence ATGACATCGAGTCGTGACAGCCAGAGCCATGACAGCCAGAGTCGTGACAGCCTGCACGGCGGCCGTGACGAGCACCGCGAGGGGCGCATCGTCACCTTCTACTCGTACAAGGGCGGCACCGGCCGCACGATGGCGCTGGCCAACACCGCCTGGATCCTCGCGGCCAACGGCAAGCGGGTCCTCGCCGTGGACTGGGACCTGGAGGCGCCCGGACTGCACCGCTTCTTCCACCCCTTCCTGGACCCCTCCACCCTCGGCGCCACCACCGGTGTCATCGACCTGATCAGCGAGTACGCGTGGGCGGCCACCAGCCCGGTGCAGCGCGCCGACGACTGGCACAAGGACTACGCGCGGATCCAGCCGCACGCCGTCTCGCTCACCCCCGAGAACCTCGGCTGGGAGTTCCCCGACGGCGGGACCCTCGACTTCGTCTCGGCGGGCCGGCAGAACCGCGAGTACTCGGCGACCGTCTCCACCTTCGACTGGGACAACTTCTACGACCGGCTCGGCGGCGGGCTCTTCTTCGACGCCTTACGGGCGGACATGAAGCGGAACTACGACTACGTCCTGATCGACAGCCGCACCGGGCTCTCCGACATAGCCGACATCTGCACGGTCCACCTGCCCGACGTCCTGGTCGACTGCTTCACGCTGTCCGACCAGTCCATCGACGGCGCGGCCTCCGTGGCCCGGCAGATCGACGAGCGCTTCAACGACCGCGGCATCAAGATCTACCCGGTCCCGATGCGCATCGACGAGGGCGAGAAGGAGAAGGCCGACGCGGGCCGAGCCCTGGCCCGGATCAAGTTCGACCGCTTCCCCAACGGCCTGATCGGGGACGACCTCACCTCCTACTGGGGCGCGGTGGAGATCCCGTACCGCCCCTACTACGCCTACGAGGAGACCCTGGCCACCTTCGGGGACGAGGCCGGGCTCACCAACTCCCTGCTCTCCGCCTTCGAACGGCTCACCGCCGTGGTCACCGAGGGCGACGTCACCTCCATGCCGGCGATCGGCGAGGAGGTGCGCCTGCGCATCCGCGACGCCTTCACCCGGCGCCGCCCCGCCCTGCCCGCGGACCTCTTCCTGTCCTACGTCGCCGAGAACCGCATGTGGGCCGACTGGATCGAATCGGTGCTCACCCGGGCCGGCTTCCGGGTCGTCCCCCGGGACGTCTCCGCCGAACGGGTCCCGGACACCGCCGCCGGGGACACCCTGGGCGGCGCCGGGATCAGCGTGGACACGGCCGCCCGGACCGTGGTGCTGCTCTCCAGCGCCTACCTCAAGTCCGCCCGCGCGGTGGACGTGTGGGAGCGGGCCGCCGCCGAGGACCCGACCGGGGGCCGGCGCCAGCTGGTGCCGCTGCGGGTGGGCGACGTACGCCTGTCCACCCCGTACATCGACCGCAATCCGGTGGACCTGTTCCGCCTCGACGAGGTGCACGCCACGACCGCGCTGCTGCGCGCGGTGGAACGGCCGATGGCGCTGCCCGACACCGTCGCCAGCGCCTCCGCTCCCGGCCCCCGCTTCCCGGGGACGGTCCCGAAGATCTGGAACGCGCCGCCCCGCAACCCCGGTTTCACCGGCCGCTCCATCGTGCTGGAGCGGATGCGCGACCAGCTCGGCGGCGGCATATCCGTGGTGCTGCCGCAGCCGCAGACCCTGTTCGGCCTCGGCGGCGTCGGCAAGACCCAGGTGGCCCTGGAGTACGTGCACCGCTTCATGGCCGACTACGACCTGGTCTGGTGGATCTCCGCCGAGCAGACCGACGACGTGGTCGCGGCCCTCGCGGAACTGGCCGTACGCCTGGGCGCGCAGACCGGCGAGGACATGTCGGCCGCCTCCCAGGAGGCGATCGACCTGCTGCGGCGCGGGGTTCCCTCCTCGCGCTGGCTGCTGGTCTTCGACAACGCCGACGACCCCGAGACCCTCAAGCGGTACTTCCCGCCGGGCGGCCCGGGGCACGTGCTGGTCACCTCCCGCAACCAGTCCTGGTCCCAATACGGCGACGCGCTCCCGGTGGACGTGTTCCTGCGCGAGGAGTCCATCGAGCACCTCCAGCGCCGGGCCCCCGGCCTCAGCAAGGAGGACGCCGAGCAGGTGGCCGTCGCCGTCGGCGACCTGCCGCTGGCCGTCGAGCAGGCGGGCGCCTGGATCGCGGAGACCGCGACCCCGGTGTCCGCGTACATCGAGCAGCTGGCCCAGCAGGCCGCCCGCGTCCTGGCGCTGAACCAGCCGCCCGGCTACCCGGAGCCGGTGGCCGCCACCTGGAACGTCTCCATAGAGCGGCTCCAGTCCCGCTCCCCCGCGGCCGTGCGGCTGCTCCAGCTGTGCGCCTTCTTCGCGCCCGAACCGATCTCGGCGAACCTCCTCTACAGCAAGGAGATGATCGACGCCCTCAAGCCGTACGACTCCTCCCTCCAGGAGAAGCTGGTGCTGGGCCGCGTCATCCGGGAGATCGGCCGGTTCGCGCTGGCCAAGGTCGACCAGGTCAGCAACAGCATCCAGGTCCACCGCCTGGTACAGGCCGTGATCCGGGCGCAGCTCTCCGAGGAGGAGCAGCGCGAGGCCCGGCACGCGGTGCACCGGATCCTGGCGGGTGCCCGGCCGGACGACGACGAGCCGATAGACAACCCGGAGACCTGGCCGCGGTTCAACACCATCTGGCCGCACCTGACCCCCTCCGAGGCCCGGTTCTGCAAGGAGCCGGAGACCCGCCGGCTGCTGATCGACCGCGTCCGCTACCTCTGGAAGCGCGGTGACTTCAAGGCCGCGTACGCGCTGGGCGAGGAGCTGCGCGAGACCTGGCGCGAGACCCTGGGCGGCGACGACCTCCAGTACCTGTACCTGCGCTTCCACCTCTCCAACATCCTGCGCTCGCAGGGCCGGTTCGTGGAGGCGATGGAGCTGGACGAGGGGACGCTGGAGCGCCAGCAGGCGGCGCTGGGCGTCTCGCACCCGCACACGTACATGACCACCAGCGGTCTGGCGATGGACCTCGGCGCGCTCGGCCGCTACGGCGAGGCGATGGAGCTGGCGAACGCCGCGCACGAGGGCTTCGGGCAGATCTTCCACGAGGCCCACCCGCGGACCCTGGCCGCCGCGAACAACCTGGCGCTGAACCTGCGCATGATCGGGCAGTACGCGCGGGCCAGGGAGATCGACCAGGAGGTCTTCGACCGGCGCACCGAGGTGCTGGGCACGGACCACCCGTACACCTTGTCCTCGGCGCAGAACCTGGCGCGCGACCTGCGCGAGGTGGGCCGGTACGACGACTCGGTGCAGCTGCTGAGCCGGACGTACGAGATCTACAAGCGGACCCTGGGCCGGGCCTTCCCCGGCACCCTGTCGGCGGCCAAGAACCTCGCGGTCTCGCTGCGCAGGGCGGGCGACGTGGAGGACGCGCTGCGGCTGACGACGGCGACCCGCAACCGGTACCGGGCCAAGTACACCTCGGTCAACCCGGACCTCCTGGCCTGCGAACTGAACCTGGCCGCCGACCTGTTCGCGACCGGGGACCCGGGAGCGGCCCGGGACCTGGCGCAGGAGGTGGTGGACGAGTACGTCAAGGTGCCGGGCGAGCGCCACCCGTACACCCTGGCCGCGGTCAACAACCTCGCGGTGTTCCACTGGGGCACGGGGGCGGCGGAGACCGCCGATCCGATGCTGCGCCAGACCATCCGGCACATGCGCGAGGTGCTGGGCGACAACCACCCGCACACCATCTTCGCCAACCTCAACCTGGCCAACGCCCGGGCCGACCTGGGTGATCCGGAAGGCGCCCTGGAGCTGGAGCGGATCTCGGTGATGCGGCTGCGCGAAGCGCTGGGCGTACACCACCCGGAGACCCTGGCGAGCGCCTCCAACATGGCGGTCAGCCTGGACATGATGGGCCGCAAGGAGGAGGCGAACCGGGTACGGGCCGAGTCGGTGGCCGAGCTGACCCGGCTGCTCGGCGAGGACCACGGGCTGACCCGGTACGCGCGCGACGAGCGCCGGGTCCACCGGGACCTGGAGCCGCTGGCGGTGTGA
- a CDS encoding TIR-like protein FxsC, with the protein MFLRSHLRDGGRVPASVQPYFFLSYAHTPRFGAGGPDPDMWVERLFRDLCSHVMALTNLPAGAEAGFMDREIRSGEGWSERLGAALATCRVFVPLFSPRYFASEMCGKEWFAFAQRTIHHVALSNQPAEAIVPALWVPVPPSQLPLPAERLQFNHNTFGERYVTDGLYGLIKLRGYAEQYESAVYELAKRIVRVAETVRLDPIRPLDYRLVPSAFGSPGSTPGPTTRTLHVTVAAASRHDLPEGRSPEYYGDSALDWNPYHPVSQRPIAYVAEDLVRNLNYQTTVGSFDDEAGHFDSKQPPTRPEILIVDRWAVEDEQRRQRLAAFDQESRPWINVVVPWNRYDHQSRAKESELAHRLEDTMPVKMSQGRAACRAAANGVANMETLGQILPQVVEAAAQQFLRHAQVYPPAGSPAAGTERPRLLGPMGMNGPPAPPPAPFPPTLGDTGDGHGGSGRPDTDNDNDRGDADDIES; encoded by the coding sequence ATGTTTCTTCGCTCGCATCTTCGGGACGGGGGTCGTGTGCCCGCATCAGTGCAGCCGTACTTTTTTCTCAGTTATGCGCATACACCGAGGTTCGGGGCGGGAGGACCGGACCCGGACATGTGGGTGGAGCGGCTTTTCCGCGATCTCTGCAGCCATGTCATGGCACTGACGAATCTGCCCGCGGGAGCCGAGGCCGGCTTCATGGACCGGGAGATACGCAGCGGTGAGGGCTGGTCGGAACGGCTCGGGGCGGCGCTCGCCACCTGCCGGGTCTTCGTCCCCCTGTTCTCGCCGCGCTACTTCGCCAGCGAAATGTGCGGCAAGGAATGGTTCGCCTTCGCGCAGCGCACCATCCACCACGTGGCGCTCAGCAATCAGCCGGCCGAAGCCATCGTGCCCGCGTTATGGGTGCCGGTGCCGCCCTCCCAACTACCCCTTCCCGCCGAGCGGTTGCAGTTCAACCACAACACCTTCGGCGAGCGGTACGTCACCGACGGGCTCTACGGCCTGATCAAACTGCGGGGCTACGCCGAGCAGTACGAGAGCGCCGTCTACGAACTCGCCAAACGGATCGTCCGGGTCGCCGAGACCGTCCGGCTCGATCCGATCCGGCCCCTCGACTACCGCCTCGTGCCCAGCGCCTTCGGCTCCCCGGGCAGCACTCCCGGACCCACCACCCGCACCCTGCACGTCACCGTGGCCGCCGCCTCCCGGCACGATCTGCCCGAGGGCCGCAGCCCCGAGTACTACGGGGACAGCGCGCTGGACTGGAACCCGTACCACCCGGTCTCCCAGCGGCCCATCGCCTACGTGGCCGAGGACCTGGTCCGCAACCTCAACTACCAGACCACGGTGGGCTCGTTCGACGACGAGGCCGGCCACTTCGACTCCAAACAGCCGCCGACCCGGCCCGAGATCCTCATCGTGGACCGGTGGGCGGTGGAGGACGAGCAGCGCCGGCAGCGCCTGGCCGCCTTCGACCAGGAGTCCCGGCCCTGGATCAACGTGGTCGTGCCGTGGAACCGGTACGACCACCAGAGCCGCGCGAAGGAGAGCGAGCTGGCCCACCGGCTGGAGGACACCATGCCCGTCAAGATGAGCCAGGGCCGGGCCGCCTGCCGGGCCGCCGCCAACGGCGTGGCCAACATGGAGACGCTCGGGCAGATCCTGCCGCAGGTGGTGGAGGCCGCCGCCCAGCAGTTCCTCAGACACGCCCAGGTCTATCCACCGGCCGGCAGCCCCGCCGCCGGAACCGAACGGCCCCGGCTGCTCGGTCCGATGGGGATGAACGGGCCACCGGCCCCACCGCCCGCCCCCTTCCCGCCCACCCTGGGCGACACGGGCGACGGGCACGGCGGGTCGGGCAGGCCCGACACCGACAACGACAACGACCGGGGGGACGCGGATGACATCGAGTCGTGA
- a CDS encoding aminoglycoside N(3)-acetyltransferase — protein sequence MTSGLAGPLRALGVRPGTRLLVHAALGGTGLRAEELRGALLAAVGPGGTLAAPAFTPQNSKTSSAHLAQIAGLAEEGVRAFRARMPAFDPARTPSHGMGVFAEAVRTAPGAARSGHPQTSFAAVGDGARELCAGHPLTSHLGEESPLGKMCWEGWKVLMINVGFSVCTAFHLAEYRIPKPPLRMYECVVKVNHPGSSGGQPCHGKEAPKREGWTAYEDIALDDSDFAEIGRAFPEDGIRRGRIGGASTMLFALPHAVDHALEWMTENRR from the coding sequence ATGACGAGCGGCCTCGCCGGCCCCCTGCGCGCACTCGGCGTCCGCCCCGGCACGCGCCTGCTGGTGCACGCCGCGCTCGGCGGCACCGGCCTGCGCGCCGAGGAGCTGCGCGGGGCCCTGCTCGCCGCCGTCGGGCCGGGCGGCACCCTCGCGGCGCCGGCCTTCACCCCGCAGAACTCCAAGACCTCCAGCGCGCACCTGGCGCAGATCGCGGGCCTCGCCGAGGAGGGCGTACGGGCCTTCCGTGCACGGATGCCCGCCTTCGACCCGGCGCGCACCCCGAGCCACGGCATGGGAGTGTTCGCCGAGGCGGTGCGCACCGCTCCGGGAGCGGCCCGCAGCGGGCATCCGCAGACCTCTTTCGCCGCGGTCGGCGACGGTGCCCGGGAGCTGTGTGCGGGACATCCGCTGACCAGCCATTTGGGCGAGGAATCCCCCTTGGGAAAGATGTGCTGGGAGGGATGGAAGGTACTCATGATCAATGTGGGATTTTCCGTTTGCACCGCTTTCCATCTCGCGGAGTATCGAATTCCGAAGCCCCCCTTGCGCATGTACGAGTGTGTGGTGAAGGTGAACCATCCGGGGTCTTCAGGGGGGCAGCCCTGTCACGGCAAAGAGGCGCCGAAGCGGGAAGGGTGGACCGCGTACGAGGACATCGCGCTGGATGACAGCGATTTCGCCGAGATCGGCAGGGCGTTCCCGGAAGACGGGATACGCCGGGGGCGGATCGGCGGGGCATCGACCATGCTCTTCGCCCTTCCGCATGCCGTCGATCACGCGCTTGAATGGATGACCGAAAACAGACGCTGA
- the fxsBH gene encoding radical SAM/SPASM protein FxsBH, inactivated beta-hydroxylase extension form produces the protein MTGLIAFREIVLKVHSRCDLACDHCYVYEHADQSWRGRPKVISPEVIAQTASRLAEHARTHALPSVTVILHGGEPLLAGTARLRLVCEEFTRALDGIADLDLRMHTNGLQLSRRYLDLFAEFGVSVSVSLDGDRAANDRHRRFADGRTSHPLVLAAVDLLRTEPYRHLYQGLLCTIDVANDPVAVLDALVELDPPRVDFLLPHATWQTPPVRPDEAPDTYARWLLRVFDHWEHLGRPVPVRLFDSLFSTLAGGPSLTEALGLAPTDLVVVETDGTLEQVDSLKSAFEGAAATGFNVFDHAFDLVASHPGVRARQLGLAGVSDTCRRCPVVRSCGGGLYTHRYKAGPEDLSDSEAVGDFDNPSVYCTDLRELVDGVEGRTSTRASAPELSDPTALAGSQEQLTRDLLALLNDRRTGDSDWDRAWQVLGSVERAGPTGAEALDAVLAHPFTRTWVMACLDPAQEGPGAPQAARRLTALAAAAVLRGGLDLPAEVVYRDGEVYLPTLGLLRLGEPGTEGRAALHAADGGYAVREEGRAEHRFGPAAGDARWQPVRTWSPGPDTAPVALEDLDPHRNCFARPPRLRLGAGEAEEWRERLDAAWALLHSSVPEFARAAATGLTTLTPLAGGPRARGWGEAGRHGPGALGVPYAAGVAETALALLTGRRRAGLQALTEVADLYALDGEWQHPSPWRERPVPVSRLLADVHERVAVEAYRRATAAAEPGGLDRINRALDRLSGAAELTSTGKRLVERLRWELKAVDA, from the coding sequence ATGACCGGCCTGATCGCTTTTCGCGAGATCGTCCTGAAAGTTCACAGCAGATGCGATCTTGCTTGTGATCATTGCTATGTCTACGAACACGCAGATCAGAGCTGGCGTGGCCGGCCCAAAGTGATCTCCCCCGAGGTGATCGCCCAGACCGCGTCGCGTCTCGCCGAACACGCAAGGACACACGCACTCCCCTCCGTCACGGTCATCCTTCACGGAGGGGAACCGCTTCTCGCGGGCACCGCCCGCCTCCGGCTCGTGTGCGAGGAGTTCACCCGCGCCCTCGACGGCATCGCCGACCTCGACCTGCGCATGCACACCAACGGCCTCCAGCTCAGCCGCCGTTACCTGGACCTCTTCGCGGAGTTCGGCGTCAGCGTCAGCGTCTCCCTCGACGGGGACCGCGCGGCCAACGACCGCCACCGCCGCTTCGCCGACGGACGCACCAGTCACCCCCTGGTCCTCGCCGCCGTGGACCTCCTGCGCACCGAGCCCTACCGCCACCTCTACCAGGGTCTGCTCTGCACCATCGACGTGGCCAACGATCCGGTGGCCGTCCTCGACGCCCTCGTCGAACTGGACCCGCCGCGCGTGGACTTCCTCCTCCCGCACGCCACCTGGCAGACGCCCCCGGTCCGCCCCGACGAGGCCCCCGACACCTACGCGCGCTGGCTGCTGCGGGTCTTCGACCACTGGGAGCACCTCGGACGCCCGGTCCCCGTACGGCTCTTCGACTCGCTGTTCTCCACCCTGGCCGGCGGCCCCAGCCTCACCGAGGCGCTCGGCCTCGCGCCCACCGACCTCGTGGTCGTGGAAACCGACGGGACCCTGGAGCAGGTCGACTCCCTGAAGAGCGCCTTCGAGGGGGCCGCCGCCACCGGGTTCAACGTCTTCGACCACGCCTTCGATCTGGTCGCGTCCCATCCCGGGGTCCGCGCCCGGCAATTGGGACTGGCCGGCGTCAGCGACACGTGCCGCCGCTGCCCCGTCGTACGTTCGTGCGGAGGCGGGCTCTACACGCACCGCTACAAGGCCGGCCCCGAGGACCTTTCCGACTCGGAAGCCGTCGGCGATTTCGACAACCCCTCGGTCTACTGCACCGACCTGCGCGAGCTCGTCGACGGCGTGGAGGGCCGTACGAGCACCCGCGCGAGCGCCCCGGAACTGTCCGACCCCACCGCGCTGGCCGGCTCCCAGGAGCAGCTCACGCGGGACCTGCTCGCCCTCTTGAACGACCGCCGTACGGGTGATTCCGACTGGGACCGGGCCTGGCAGGTGCTGGGCTCCGTGGAGCGGGCCGGGCCGACGGGCGCGGAGGCGCTGGACGCCGTGCTGGCCCACCCCTTCACCCGGACCTGGGTCATGGCCTGCCTCGACCCCGCCCAGGAGGGCCCGGGCGCCCCTCAGGCGGCCCGCAGGCTGACCGCACTGGCCGCCGCCGCCGTGCTGCGCGGCGGGCTCGACCTGCCCGCCGAGGTCGTCTACCGGGACGGCGAGGTGTACCTGCCGACGCTCGGCCTGCTGCGCCTGGGCGAGCCCGGCACCGAGGGGCGGGCCGCGCTGCACGCCGCCGACGGGGGGTACGCCGTCCGCGAGGAGGGCCGCGCCGAGCACCGCTTCGGGCCCGCGGCGGGTGACGCGCGCTGGCAGCCCGTACGCACCTGGTCGCCGGGGCCGGACACGGCCCCCGTGGCGCTGGAGGACCTCGACCCGCACCGCAACTGCTTCGCCCGCCCGCCCAGGCTGCGGCTCGGCGCCGGGGAGGCCGAGGAGTGGCGGGAGCGCCTCGACGCGGCGTGGGCGCTGCTGCACTCCTCGGTGCCCGAGTTCGCCCGGGCGGCCGCCACCGGGCTGACCACGCTGACCCCGCTCGCGGGCGGGCCCCGGGCCCGCGGCTGGGGCGAGGCCGGGCGGCACGGTCCGGGCGCGCTCGGAGTGCCGTACGCGGCGGGCGTGGCGGAGACCGCGCTCGCGCTGCTGACCGGGCGGCGGCGGGCCGGGCTCCAGGCGCTGACCGAGGTGGCCGACCTGTACGCGCTGGACGGGGAGTGGCAGCACCCCTCGCCGTGGCGGGAGCGCCCGGTCCCGGTGTCCCGGCTGCTGGCCGACGTGCACGAGCGGGTGGCCGTGGAGGCCTACCGGCGGGCCACCGCCGCCGCCGAGCCGGGCGGGCTGGACCGGATCAACCGGGCGCTGGACCGGCTGTCGGGGGCGGCGGAGCTGACGAGCACCGGCAAACGGCTCGTGGAGCGGCTCCGCTGGGAGCTGAAGGCGGTCGACGCGTGA
- the fxsA gene encoding FxSxx-COOH cyclophane-containing RiPP peptide — protein MNTSATHPASTVTATRVPLDRIDVRGARAAATLGRVLPTESGRKVQTPIFNSAL, from the coding sequence ATGAACACCTCCGCAACCCACCCGGCCAGCACCGTCACCGCCACTCGCGTGCCGCTCGACCGGATCGATGTCCGCGGTGCGCGCGCGGCCGCGACCCTGGGTCGCGTCCTCCCGACGGAATCCGGCCGAAAGGTTCAGACGCCCATCTTCAACTCTGCACTCTGA
- a CDS encoding alpha/beta fold hydrolase, protein MRSQVRVADGRNLTVERWGDPHGKPVFLLHGMPGSRLGPAPRGMVLYQRRMQLIAYDRPGYGGSDRHPGRTVADVATEVAAIADSLGLDTFAVAGRSGGAPGALACAALLPHRVTRTAALVSLAPRDAEDLDWFEGMSPSNIREHSTAGRDPEELAARLIPRAAGIAEDPGRLLDELRRELTDSDRMIVADAGLRAMLLRNYREGVRTSAYGWIDDAISFSSPWGFDPADIRCPVLIWHGELDVFSPVGHSRWLAGRIPGATTNIDPAAAHFAALRALPDVLTWLLREVPAPPVNEQQPA, encoded by the coding sequence GTGCGCAGTCAGGTGCGCGTCGCGGACGGACGGAATCTGACGGTGGAGCGCTGGGGCGACCCGCACGGCAAACCCGTTTTTCTGCTCCACGGCATGCCCGGCAGCCGACTGGGCCCCGCACCCCGGGGCATGGTCCTCTACCAGCGCCGGATGCAGCTCATCGCCTACGACCGCCCCGGCTACGGGGGCTCCGACCGCCATCCGGGCCGTACCGTCGCCGACGTCGCCACCGAGGTGGCCGCGATCGCCGACTCCCTGGGCCTGGACACCTTCGCCGTGGCCGGCCGCTCCGGCGGCGCCCCCGGCGCGCTGGCCTGCGCCGCCCTGCTCCCCCACCGGGTCACCCGGACCGCCGCCCTGGTCTCCCTGGCACCGCGGGACGCCGAGGACCTGGACTGGTTCGAGGGCATGTCGCCCTCGAACATCCGGGAGCACTCCACCGCCGGCCGGGACCCGGAGGAGCTCGCCGCCCGGCTGATCCCGCGCGCCGCCGGGATCGCCGAGGACCCCGGGCGGCTGCTGGACGAGCTGCGCCGCGAGCTCACCGACAGCGACCGCATGATCGTCGCCGACGCGGGGCTGCGGGCCATGCTGCTGCGCAACTATCGCGAAGGGGTCCGCACCTCCGCCTACGGCTGGATCGACGACGCCATCTCCTTCAGCAGCCCCTGGGGCTTCGACCCGGCGGACATCCGCTGCCCGGTGCTGATCTGGCACGGCGAGCTCGACGTGTTCTCCCCCGTGGGTCACTCCCGCTGGCTGGCCGGCCGCATCCCGGGCGCCACCACGAACATCGACCCGGCCGCCGCGCACTTCGCGGCCCTGCGCGCCCTGCCCGACGTACTGACCTGGCTGCTCAGGGAGGTACCCGCGCCTCCCGTCAACGAACAGCAGCCGGCGTAG